The genomic DNA CAAGGGCTACAAGCTCGTCCTCGTCATGCCGGAGAGCATGAGCCTCGAGCGCCGCCGGCTGATGCTAGCTTATGGCGCGACCTTCGATCTGACGCCCAAGGAAAAGGGGATGAAAGGCGCGATCGCCCGCGCCGAGGAGATCGTCGCGGAGACCGACGGCGCTTGGATGCCACAGCAGTTCGAGAATCCCGCGAACATCGACGTCCATGTGCGGACCACGGCGGAGGAGATCGCGCGCGATTTCGCCGACACGCCGCCGGGCGTGATCATCACCGGCGTCGGCACCGGCGGGCACATCACAGCCTGCGCCGAAGTGCTCAAGAAACGCTGGCCGAAGCTTCAGGTGTTCGCGGTGGAGCCGACTCTGTCACCGGTGCTGTCGGGCGGCGATCCCGGCCCGCACCCGATCCAGGGCATCGGCGCTGGCTTCGTACCCGGCAACCTGCACATGGATGCCATCGATGGGGTGATTCAAGTCGATCCAGCCGACGCCAAGGACATGGCGCGCCGGGCGGCGAGTGAAGAAGGGATATTGGTCGGGATCAGTTCGGGCGCAACGCTTGCCGCGATCGCGCAGAAGCTGAAGGAGCTGCCCGCAGGCAGCCGCGTGCTGGGCTTCAATTACGACACCGGCGAGCGCTACCTGTCGGTGCCGGACTTCCTGCCCGAATAGGAAAAGCGGGCCGCGCCGCACAGTCCCGGCGCGGCCCGATCATCCGTTTAGCGGCAGCGCGCGTCGCCCTTGTCGATCGCCTCGCCGGCCGCGGCACCGGCCGCGCCGCCGATCAGCGCGCCGAGCAGTCCCGATCCGCCGGGCGCGATCGCAGCGCCGAGCGCACCGCCCGCAAGGCCGCCGACGATGAGGCCGGTCGTGCCGTCCGGACGGCGGCAGTAATAGCGTCCGTCCTGGCCGCGATAGACGCGGTCGTTCCGCGACAGGCGGCGCTCGGTGTAGCGCGCGTCGTCCCGATAATAGCGGTCGGCATAATAACCATTGTAGCGCGGATCGGGACGGTCGTAATCGTAGCGGCCGTAATCGTCATAACCGTAACCGCCGCCCATGGTGGAGCAGCCCGCGAGCATCGTCGCGCCCGCGACGGTGAGGAGGAGAGTACGCATTTTACAGCCCTTTCACGATGAGTGTGACGAAGGCGTAATGAACGGGCGGCGATAAGGTTGCGGATGACGTCAGATCAGCGCCGGTCGGGCGGGATCTCGCGCACTTCCCATGTGATGCTGTGCTCGATCCGGCTAACCACCGGCCGACCGCGCCAATCGCGCGAGGGATCGTAGCGATAGCGCCGCTCGACGAGCGCGCAGGTGTCGGCGTCGAGCTGCCCATCCCCGCTCGATCGTGTGACCTCGCATTCCACCGCGCGGCCGTCGGCGGTGATCGTGTAGAGCACGCCGACGGTGCCGCCGATCCCGGCGTCCGCGGCGGCGCGCGGATAGTCGCCGGCACGCAGCTCGCGGATCAGCCGCGGCGGACTGTCGTCGCGCCAGCCGCCGCCACCACCGTCGCCATCGCCGCCCGCACCCGATCCGCGGCCGTTGCCGACGCCGCCCGCGCCCGTCCCCGGCCCGCGCACGGGCGCGGCGCCCATCGAGGCGTCGAAGGCGGTGTCGGGGACCGGCGCGGCGGTGATCGGCGGCGGCACGGGGAGGCGGATGACGGGATCGGGCGCCATGATCTCGGTCGCGCGGCTCTTGAGGTTGGGCGGCGCGGCGGCGCCCTCGCGGCCCGGCGCGAACTTGCGGCGCGGCTCTGGCGAGGGGCTTTTCCTGGGCGGCGGCGGGACGATCTTTTCTTCGCGGAGCGGCGGCGGAGGAAGCACGTCGAAGACCTCGAGCGGCCGCTCGACGACGCGGCTCACCGGCACGCCCAAACCCCACAGCAGCCCGGCGCCGAGCGCGGCATGGACCAGCGCCGTAAGCGCCGCTCCGCCGACCCGGCTGCGATCCTGGCTCCAGGCATGCGCCACGCGAAAAACTCCCGCTGTTGCGAGCGGGTTATGGGCGAACGGTGCTGAACCTTGGCTGATCGGCCCCGGTCAGTCGACCAGGGCGGCGGCGGCTTTGCGGGCTTCGGTTTCGGCGCGGAGCTTGTCGGTGCGGGCGGCGCGGGAGGCCATGGCTTCCCAGGCGGCGGCGGAGCGCAGGCAGCGATCACGGACATTGTCGAGCGCGGCGGCATCGGCCTGCGCCTGCGACTCGACGGCGCGAGCGCGGTAGAAATCTTCGGTGCTGCTCATGGGCTTGTCTGTCCTCCAGGGGGATGGGAACGCGGATGGGCGCGGGTATCCCCTCCGCCGCAGCGGAGGGGAAAGCGAAGGCTTAGTCGACGCTCTGCAGGTTGACCGCGCTGGTCTTGCCGCGGCGGTCCTGCTCCAGCTCGTAGCTGATGCGCTGCTCGGGGGCGAGCGTGCTCATCCCTGCGCGCTCGACGGCGCTGATGTGGACGAAAGCGTCGGCGCCGCCCTCTTCGTTGGCGATGAAGCCGAAGCCCTTCTGATTGTCGAAGAACTTGACGCGTCCGGTAGGCATATCGTGTTTCCTTGTCGTGACGGTGGCCGGATTGGCCGCCGCTTTAGTGTCTGGAGTAGAAGAAGGGCGCATTGCGGCGCCCGGCGAAAGGGTCAGGCGGCCATCGACGACGCAGCGGAGAAATCCGCGGCGATGACGTTGCGGCCCACAAGATCGATCCGCCCGCGATAGAGATCCGCGAGCATCAGATGCGCCGCGCGCGAGCGATCGCAGGCGGCGGTCTCGGCGCGCTCGCGCTCCTCGGCCTCACGGCGGATAAGATAGTCGAGGTCCATGCGCCTCTCCCTTCTTGCAAGCGGGAGCACACGGAAGGCGCTGGGGCGCCGATCGGAGCGAGGGCCGCCGAAACGGCCCTGCGGGTCTCTCAGTCACCGGCAGGCTCACATCGGGTGAAGCCGGCGATGGCGAAGGTGTAGCACGCCCCGCCCCATTCACCTAATCGCGAGGATGCGCAGAGCGCGAATGTTCCCAATGTTCGCACTGACCATGGAGGTTTCGCGGGAACCGGATTCGGTGCGGTTGCGGCGAGGCGGAAGCGGCGAAGCCATCCGCAGGATGAATCAAATCAAATCCTACTTTGCAAGTTTCCAGCGGCGCGGAGCAGGCGGCCTTCGGCTAAAACATTTCACGCAAAGGCGCGAAGGCGCGAAGATGTTTGGAAAGGTTGCGCCAGCGCTTGCGCCCCCTCCCCTTCGCGGCTTCGCGCCTTCGCGTGAACCATTGCTGCCGCTGTCGCGGACAAGACGGTAGCCATGATGGGCAAGCACCGTGCGCGCCGTGCCAATGTTCGCTATTCGTTCCGTATGCGCGAGTCGGATGATGCGGGGCGGAAGGTGGCGGCGGGGGCTGCGGGCGGGGAGCGGCGGGAGCGGGCTCCGCCGGCGCTCAGGAGCATCTTCGAGGCGGCGCGGCGCGGCTGGAACGTAAAGCTCACCTGCTGGCAATGCGGCCACGTCCGCATCCTCGATTCCGCCGCATTATGGCTGCGCATGTCGCTGAAGGATCTGCCCGACGATCTGCGCGAATTGCCGCGTTACTGCAAATGCACCCGCTGCCGCGACGAGCGCAACGAAGGCATCAACCGCCCCCGCCTCACCCTCTGCCGCGACGCCCCGACCGGCGAACCGATGAAAATGCCGACCGCGAGGCAATGGAAGGAGGGGCTCAGGTGGCAGCGGCGGTGAGTTGACGACTCGGACAATCGTCTGCACCCATGACAGACCTATGGATGAGGATGCCATAAAGCAGGCCCAGATCGCTGCGGCTTGGGAAGCGCATAATGCCGGGCCCCACGGCTACCGTCGTCAGTGGCTCATTCGTCTTCTAGCAATGCAGGACGATAAGTGCGCTTACTGTAAAGAGATCATCTCAATCTCACCGACCGGTGATGCGACACTGGATCATCAAGTTCCACTCGCAAAGGCAGGCGCGGACGCCTTCGAGAATTGCGTGGCAGCATGTGAACTCTGCAATCACGCCAAGGGCGATCTACTGCCGGGAGAGTTCGCACTGGTGATGCTCGACCGCCGCGCGCAAGTTCTTGAGGGCCGTCGTAAGCGAGCAAAATGGCGCGGGCGATATTCGCGCCGTCACCCCTGACCCCGACGATCTCCCCGAGCTGCCGGGCACTCACAATTGCACCCGCTGCCGCGACGAGCGCAACGAAGGCATCAACCGCCCCCGTCTCACCCTCTGCCGCGACGCCCCGACCGGCGAACCGATGAAAATGCCGACCGCAAAGCAACGGAAGGACGGGCTGCGGTGGCAGCGGCGGTGATCAAAAACTGGCGCAATCTACTGTTACACAGCGTCAGGGAACATAGAGCAACTCACTCAGGATTTACACGCTTGACACTACGCCGGATGACGCGAGAAACATGCTCACCTACATCCTATTAAATTTGCGACCAAGAAAGGCCGGCAAATGCTGACGGGGCTAACGCTCAGGAATTTTCGGGCCTTTAAGGACCAGTCTTTTCGTTTTCGAAGACTGAACATCTTTATCGGAAAGAACAATTCTGGCAAGTCGAGCGCCCTGAGCGCTTTAAACCTAATTGCCCAAACGATCTCGACACAAGAACTCGAGAGCACTCCGTTGCTGTTGAACGGCCAGTTTCAAAATCTTGGTACCTACATTGACGTAGTAAATGGCAATAATCCCCGGAGAAAGATTGGTATTGATCTGGAGTTCGATCGGTTTTCTGTAAAAACGGAGTACAAATATCGTTCCCAACGTCGAGAGATAGATATTTCGGACTTTGAGTTACTAGATAGGTCTAAGTCCGTAATGAAATATACGGCACGGAAGGACTCGTACAGTTTATCGGTCAAAGGCCGAGATGTCGAAAAGATATTTCCGTCCTATAAGAAGAGGCGACCCAGGTTTATTAATTTTTGGCCAACCAGCATTGTTCCCTCCACCCAGTTCCGATCGTTTGAGGAACGCGATACGCCTGCTTATAAAACATTGAGGGAGGCGGACATTGCGCTGTATACGGCTCGTCGCAACTTAATGAGATATTTCGATAATTTTGACTCTATCTCGCCGTTTCGTGACCAGCCCCAGCGGACCTATCTCTATTCTGGTGAAAGCGCAAGAAAAGTCGGTATATCTGGTTCAAATATGGCGACAATGCTAGCTGCGGATGCATCGAAGAGGGGTGGAATAAGGAAGGATCTCGTATCTAACATATCTTTCTGGTTTCGATACACTGGCATTGCGGAGGGTGTGACTGTTCAGAGTCTAACCCCTCGTCATTTTGAAATATGCTTGATATCAAATGATGGTAGCAAACATAATATCTGCGATGTTGGTTTTGGCTGTAGCCAGGTACTTCCTGTGCTTGTTGGTGGATTAAATCTGTTTGATGAAAGCCACCCGGGTTCTTCTAATAAACTTCTAGTCGTTCAAGAACCCGAGATTCATCTCCACCCAGATGCGCAGGCCGCTCTCGGGTCTTTCTTTTCAAATTTGGCAACTCGCGGCGGACAGATCTTTATTGAGACTCACAGCGACAATCTTGTTCTGCGGATCGCCCGTCATGTTGCGTTGGGGGACATTGCACCCGAAGACGTGGCAATATTTTATGTGACTGACCAAGGAGAAGAGCGGGTCAGTGAGATTGGTATTGATGAACATGGAGCGTTCGAGCCACCATTTCCAAATGGCTTTTTTCCCCAACGGCAGGCGGAAAGCCTTTCACTTGCGCGCGCAGCAATGCGAAAATCATCGTCTCGAAGGACTCAGCTAGCATTTGAATATCCGGAGCCGACGGCATGAGGCCTTCTGTCGTCGACGCTAACGTGATGAATTATTTTCAGCACGAGCGACTAACCGAGCGCGGAATAGCTCATGATGCAATTGACGCTATATTTCGAGAGGCAAGTATAGCTCTGGATGAAGAAGGTAAGTGCCAACAGGAATGGCTCGACTGCGCAGCAGGTAAATTCCCGCTTGCTTTGAGTGACTGGATTAATGACAAATTAGTTGAGCGAAAAATAGTGCTGTTTGCTGATAACGTCCCGTCTAAGTTTCGAGAGTTTCAAAGACTAGGAATCCCGAAAAAAGATCACAAATGGGTTACTCTATCAATTGCCTCACAATCGCGTGCATTGGTAACGGAGGATATTGACCTTATAGAGCCGCGTCAGAAATCTGCTCCCGCTAAGGTGAAAAGCAGAATTAAGTCGACATGCAAAGGAACTGTGTCTCGCTGCCTTAGGCGGGACTATGGCGTCAATGTTGTTTGCTGTGAACACGTGCCGGATCTTTGCGGTTAACGACCAAGGTTGCCGTTGGTCCAAACTATGTTCGATAGTGTGGATTTCTGAAAAAAGCTTGTCGCGGAAGGTCATTCGGCTGCCTCTCGCTGCGCATCGAGGAGTAACCGCGCTTTTTCCTGGGTGGAGCCTTCACCACCTCCGTCCGCGACCCCGCAAGCAGGGGTGCTAGATAGGCTCCGGTAGATGACCGCCCCTTCTTCGCCACCGTCTCCGGCGTCCCTTCCGCGACGATCTCGCCGCCCTTTTTGACTGAGCGTCTCGACCAACTCGGCAGTTTGCTCAGGACAGACTTGTCGCCGCAGGTTACTCGGCTGCCTCTCGCTGGCGCATCGAGGAGGAACCCCGCTTCTTAGGAGGGGCCTCCGCCGCTTCTGTGCGCGACCCCGCGAGCAGGGGCGCCAGATAGGTGCCGGTATATGAACGGGGTTCCTTCGCCACGTGCTCCGGCGTGCCTTCCGCGACGATTTCGCCGCCTTTATCTCCGCCTTCCGGCCCCAGGTCCACGATCCAGTCGGCGGTCTTGATGACTTCCAGATTGTGCTCGATCACCACCACGGTGTTGCCCTGCTCCACCAGCGCGTGGAGCACTTCGAGGAGCTTGCGCACGTCCTCGAAATGGAGGCCCGTCGTCGGCTCGTCCAGGATGTAGAGCGTCTGGCCGGTGGCGCGGCGGCTGAGTTCCTTGGCGAGCTTCACGCGCTGCGCCTCGCCGCCGCTTAAGGTCGTCGCCTGCTGGCCGACCTTGACGTAGCCGAGGCCGACCTCCTCCAGCATCGCCATCTTGTCGCGGATCGGCGGCACCGCCTTGAAGAAGGCGTGCGCGTCCTCCACCGTCATGTCGAGCACGTCGGCGATGCTCTTGCCCTTGAACTTCACCTCCAGCGTCTCGCGGTTGTAGCGCGCGCCGTGGCAGACATCGCAGGTGACGTAGACGTCGGGCAGGAAGTGCATCTCGATCTTGATGACGCCATCGCCTTGGCACGCCTCGCACCGGCCGCCCTTGACGTTGAAGCTGAAGCGGCCCGGCTTGTAGCCGCGCGCCTGCGCCTCCGGCAGGCCCGCGAACCAGTCCCGGATGTTGGTGAAGGCGCCGGTGTAGGTGGCGGGGTTGGAGCGCGGGGTGCGGCCGATCGGCGACTGATCGATGTCGATCACCTTGTCGAGATGATCGAGGCCGGAGACCTTCTCGTGCCGGCCGGCCTGGAGCCGCGCGCCGTTGAGGTGCCGCGCCGCCGCCGCATAGAGCGTGTCGATGGTGAAGCTCGACTTGCCCGAGCCGGAGACGCCGGTGATGCAGGTGAAGGTGCCGAGCGGGATGGCGGCGGTGACGTCCTTGAGGTTGTTCGCGCGCGCGCCGTGGACGGTGAGCTTGCGGCCGTTGCCCTTGCGCCGCTTGGCCGGCAGCGCCACCGCGCGGCGGCCGGTCAAGTAATCGGCGGTGAGGCTCGCCTCGTTGGCGAGGACGTCGGCAAGGCTGCCTTCGGCCACCACGCGGCCGCCGTGGACGCCCGCGCCCGGCCCCATGTCGATGACATGGTCCGCGGCCTTGATCGCGTCCTCGTCATGCTCGACGACGATGACGGTGTTGCCGAGATCGCGCAGCCGGCGGAGAGTGACGAGCAGCCGGTCGTTGTCGCGCTGGTGGAGGCCGATCGAGGGCTCGTCGAGGACGTAGAGCACGCCCGAGAGACCGGAGCCGATCTGCGAGGCGAGGCGGATGCGCTGGCTCTCGCCGCCCGACAGCGTGCCCGAGGTGCGGTTGAGGCTGAGATAATCGAGCCCGACATTGTTGAGGAAGCCCAGGCGCTCGTTGATCTCCTTGAGGATCGCGCGGGCGATCTCGCGTTGCTGCGGGGTGAGCTTCTCCTCCAGCGTCTCGAACCAGGCGAGCGCGTGGCCGACGCTGCGGCGGGTGGACATCGAGATATCCTCGCCGGCGATCTTCACCGCCAGCGCCTCGGGCCGGAGGCGCGCGCCGCCGCACGTCTCGCACGGGGCGGAGGACTGGTATTTGCCCAGCTCCTCGCGCATCCACGCGCTCTCGGTCTGCAACAGACGGCGCTGGAGGTTACCGATGACGCCCTCGAACGGCTTCTTCACCTCATAGGATTTGCGCCCGTCGATGAAGCGGAGGGTCACCGGCTTGCCCTTGGTGCCGTAGAGGATGACGTTCTGATGCTCGGGCGCGAGCTCGTTCCACGGCGTTTCCAGCGCGAAGCCATATTCGCGCGCGAGGCTGGCGAGCACCTGCATGTAATAAGGGCTGGGCGGGTTGGACTTCGCCCAAGGTACCACCGCGCCCTTCTTGATGCTGAGATTCTCGTTGGGGACGACGAGCTCGGGATCGAACAGCAATTTCTCGCCCAAGCCGTCGCACGCCGGGCACGCCCCCTGCGGCGCGTTGAACGAGAACAAGCGCGGCTCGATCTCGGCGATGGTGAAGCCGGAGACCGGACAGGCGAACTTCTCGGAGAAGGTGATGCGCCCCGGGGGGGCGTTGTCCTGCAGCACACTCCCCTCCCGCTTGCGGGAGGGGCTGGGGGAGGGAATGTCCGAAGCCTTACCATCAGACGACAGGCCCTCCCCTGACCCCTCCCGCTCGCGGGAGGGGGATGGATCGGCGGGATCCAGATAGACCAGCCCATCCGCCAGCTTGAGCGCAGTCTCCAGGCTGTCCGCGAGCCGCGTCGCGATTCCGCCCTCGCCCTCCGCATCGGCGTGGCGCACCACCAGCCGGTCGACCACCACCTCGATGTCATGCTTGTACTTCTTGTCGAGCGCGGGGGCCTCGTCGATCTCGTAGAATTGGCCGTCGATGCGGACGCGGGTGAAGCCCGCCTTCTGCCACTCCGCCAGTTCCTTGCGATATTCGCCCTTGCGGCCGCGGACCACCGGCGCGAGCAGGTACAGCCGCGTCCCCTCAGGCAGCGCCATGGTGCGATCGACCATCTGGCTGACCGTCTGCGCGGCGATCGGCAGGCCGGTGGCGGGCGAATAGGGCACGCCGACGCGCGCCCACAGCAGGCGCATGTAATCATAGATCTCGGTGACGGTCGCGACGGTGGAACGCGGGTTGCGGCTGGTCGTCTTCTGCTCGATCGAGATGGCGGGCGAGAGGCCTTCGATATGATCGACGTCGGGCTTCTGCATCATCTCGAGGAACTGGCGCGCGTAGGCGCTCAAGCTCTCAACATAGCGGCGCTGCCCCTCGGCATAGATGGTGTCGAACGCGAGGCTCGACTTGCCCGATCCGGACAGGCCGGTGATCACCGTCAGCGTATCGCGCGGGATATCGACGTCCACGCCCTTGAGATTGTGCTCGCGCGCGCCGCGCACGGAAATATGAGTCAGCATGGACGGCGGTGTTCCAGATTTGTTCTGAGGTTGCAAGCGATGCGGATGTCGAGGCCTGACGCGGCAGCGGCGAGATGGTGGTGAGTGCGTCCAAACGCAACCGTACGCAATCCGCAGGCCAATCCTTCACCGCCGTGCAAATAAAGTTCAAGAGTACGCCAAATAGTTTTGGACGAATGGATAAGTGATTGATAGCAAGGCAGGGTATTTCGAGGGGCAATATCAAAATCTTGAAGTTTCCTGCGGTCGCGGGAGCCGTGTTTATGGTCTATGGCTGCGGCGGAGGCGGCGGCGCATCCGCACCACAACCCGCTCCTACCCCGGCGCTCGCAAACCTCCCGGTGACGCTTTCAACATCTTCGGCCAACGTCACCGTCGACGAAGGTCAAAGTCAGACCTTCGGCTTTACCGCGTCATATAGCGGGACAAGCACCTCTCCGATTGTCGCCGATGTGCGAGTGGATGGTCAGCGCTACACGCTGAATGGCACGCCCACCGCCAGTGGAACCAGCTTCAACGTATCGCTCA from Allosphingosinicella indica includes the following:
- the cysK gene encoding cysteine synthase A, producing MKAANILETIGNTPHIRINRLFGDAEVWVKSERANPGGSIKDRIALAMIEDAEKSGKLKPGGTIVEPTSGNTGIGLAMVAAVKGYKLVLVMPESMSLERRRLMLAYGATFDLTPKEKGMKGAIARAEEIVAETDGAWMPQQFENPANIDVHVRTTAEEIARDFADTPPGVIITGVGTGGHITACAEVLKKRWPKLQVFAVEPTLSPVLSGGDPGPHPIQGIGAGFVPGNLHMDAIDGVIQVDPADAKDMARRAASEEGILVGISSGATLAAIAQKLKELPAGSRVLGFNYDTGERYLSVPDFLPE
- a CDS encoding energy transducer TonB — encoded protein: MAHAWSQDRSRVGGAALTALVHAALGAGLLWGLGVPVSRVVERPLEVFDVLPPPPLREEKIVPPPPRKSPSPEPRRKFAPGREGAAAPPNLKSRATEIMAPDPVIRLPVPPPITAAPVPDTAFDASMGAAPVRGPGTGAGGVGNGRGSGAGGDGDGGGGGWRDDSPPRLIRELRAGDYPRAAADAGIGGTVGVLYTITADGRAVECEVTRSSGDGQLDADTCALVERRYRYDPSRDWRGRPVVSRIEHSITWEVREIPPDRR
- a CDS encoding cold-shock protein, giving the protein MPTGRVKFFDNQKGFGFIANEEGGADAFVHISAVERAGMSTLAPEQRISYELEQDRRGKTSAVNLQSVD
- a CDS encoding HNH endonuclease, which translates into the protein MDEDAIKQAQIAAAWEAHNAGPHGYRRQWLIRLLAMQDDKCAYCKEIISISPTGDATLDHQVPLAKAGADAFENCVAACELCNHAKGDLLPGEFALVMLDRRAQVLEGRRKRAKWRGRYSRRHP
- a CDS encoding AAA family ATPase — encoded protein: MLTGLTLRNFRAFKDQSFRFRRLNIFIGKNNSGKSSALSALNLIAQTISTQELESTPLLLNGQFQNLGTYIDVVNGNNPRRKIGIDLEFDRFSVKTEYKYRSQRREIDISDFELLDRSKSVMKYTARKDSYSLSVKGRDVEKIFPSYKKRRPRFINFWPTSIVPSTQFRSFEERDTPAYKTLREADIALYTARRNLMRYFDNFDSISPFRDQPQRTYLYSGESARKVGISGSNMATMLAADASKRGGIRKDLVSNISFWFRYTGIAEGVTVQSLTPRHFEICLISNDGSKHNICDVGFGCSQVLPVLVGGLNLFDESHPGSSNKLLVVQEPEIHLHPDAQAALGSFFSNLATRGGQIFIETHSDNLVLRIARHVALGDIAPEDVAIFYVTDQGEERVSEIGIDEHGAFEPPFPNGFFPQRQAESLSLARAAMRKSSSRRTQLAFEYPEPTA
- the uvrA gene encoding excinuclease ABC subunit UvrA, whose translation is MLTHISVRGAREHNLKGVDVDIPRDTLTVITGLSGSGKSSLAFDTIYAEGQRRYVESLSAYARQFLEMMQKPDVDHIEGLSPAISIEQKTTSRNPRSTVATVTEIYDYMRLLWARVGVPYSPATGLPIAAQTVSQMVDRTMALPEGTRLYLLAPVVRGRKGEYRKELAEWQKAGFTRVRIDGQFYEIDEAPALDKKYKHDIEVVVDRLVVRHADAEGEGGIATRLADSLETALKLADGLVYLDPADPSPSREREGSGEGLSSDGKASDIPSPSPSRKREGSVLQDNAPPGRITFSEKFACPVSGFTIAEIEPRLFSFNAPQGACPACDGLGEKLLFDPELVVPNENLSIKKGAVVPWAKSNPPSPYYMQVLASLAREYGFALETPWNELAPEHQNVILYGTKGKPVTLRFIDGRKSYEVKKPFEGVIGNLQRRLLQTESAWMREELGKYQSSAPCETCGGARLRPEALAVKIAGEDISMSTRRSVGHALAWFETLEEKLTPQQREIARAILKEINERLGFLNNVGLDYLSLNRTSGTLSGGESQRIRLASQIGSGLSGVLYVLDEPSIGLHQRDNDRLLVTLRRLRDLGNTVIVVEHDEDAIKAADHVIDMGPGAGVHGGRVVAEGSLADVLANEASLTADYLTGRRAVALPAKRRKGNGRKLTVHGARANNLKDVTAAIPLGTFTCITGVSGSGKSSFTIDTLYAAAARHLNGARLQAGRHEKVSGLDHLDKVIDIDQSPIGRTPRSNPATYTGAFTNIRDWFAGLPEAQARGYKPGRFSFNVKGGRCEACQGDGVIKIEMHFLPDVYVTCDVCHGARYNRETLEVKFKGKSIADVLDMTVEDAHAFFKAVPPIRDKMAMLEEVGLGYVKVGQQATTLSGGEAQRVKLAKELSRRATGQTLYILDEPTTGLHFEDVRKLLEVLHALVEQGNTVVVIEHNLEVIKTADWIVDLGPEGGDKGGEIVAEGTPEHVAKEPRSYTGTYLAPLLAGSRTEAAEAPPKKRGSSSMRQREAAE